The following nucleotide sequence is from Candidatus Poribacteria bacterium.
CTTGCCGTCGAAGCTCGCCGCGATGTGGTGCCACGTCCCATCCAGGACCCCACCAGCTTCACCTTCGTCATCGCAGTTCTCCGGCAAGCCGAAGATCTGGAGCATGACCTTGTTGCCGTAGTCGGGCAGCAGGTTGTACTCGCCAGCCTGCCACGACGGGCCCTTCTCGATAGCGCTCTGGTGGTCGCCTGTATCGGCGGCGATCTTGCACCAGGTCATCAGGGTCATCGACTGCAGGTTCAGCGAGGCGTTGTGCGCCACCTCGAGGTGGGCATTGGCGACCAGGTCGATGCCCTGCCCGTACTTGCCAGCGCCTCGGACCGCCTTGCCCTTGAGCATGGCGTCGTTGCCCTTGCCGCTCGAGTCGACAGCCTTCTCTCCGCTGCCCTCAAAGGAGAGCAGCATGATGAGCGATGGGTCCGCCGCCGCATATGCCGAGACGCCATAAGACATCGCCACGCCTACCGCTCCTGCAAGGAGCCAGCGCGCGTTTCGTGCCATTCGCTTCGCCTCCTGGTTGGTGCCCCGTACAGGGGCTGGTTCCTACGGGCGCTCGGGTCGCCGATCTAGCGGTCCTTGAGCGCCGCCCACATGACCGTCGCGCGATGGCGCGGATCGACGGCGAGATTGACAGGAATCTCCTCCATCGCCGTACGAATCTCCGCCTTCGTCAGCGCGCGGTTGTAGATCTTCATATCATCGTAGAACCCGACGGTCCACCGCCCGCTTCCGCCGCGCGCGCCGATGTAGAGGGGCCCGTTGTTCGTCTGGAGCTTGCCTTCGCAGGGCCCGCCACCGACTTCGCTGCCGTCCACGTAGACCGTGATGCGCTTCAGATCGAACGTGCCGGTGATGTGGTGCCACTTGGTGTCGGTCACCGTGCCAGCCTGGAGCTCGTCGTTGCAGTTGTCCGGCAGGTCGAAGATCTGGAGCAGGACGTTGCCGCCGTAGACGGGCAGCAGGTTGTACTCGCCCTGCGCCCATGCGGGGCCCTTCTCGATGCCGCTCTGGTTGTCGCCCGTGAGTTCGGTGATTCGGACCCACGTCATGAGCGACATGGCTTGCAGGTTCAGCGAGTCGTGGTGCGGCACTTCGGCGTGGGCGTTCAGACCGAGGGCGAGCCCAGAGCCGTACTTGCCCTCGCCGAACTTCGCCTTGCCCATGAGCGTGGCGCTGTTCTTGCCAGCAGGACTGAGGTCCTTGGCGGTCTTGCCGCCGTCTTCGAAGTTCAGATACATGACCAACGAGGGGTCTTGGGCGGACGCCGTGAGGGCGGCAGCGGCGATCGCCAGGCATGACAGGAGCACAACAG
It contains:
- a CDS encoding LamG domain-containing protein, encoding MRRLRPVVLLSCLAIAAAALTASAQDPSLVMYLNFEDGGKTAKDLSPAGKNSATLMGKAKFGEGKYGSGLALGLNAHAEVPHHDSLNLQAMSLMTWVRITELTGDNQSGIEKGPAWAQGEYNLLPVYGGNVLLQIFDLPDNCNDELQAGTVTDTKWHHITGTFDLKRITVYVDGSEVGGGPCEGKLQTNNGPLYIGARGGSGRWTVGFYDDMKIYNRALTKAEIRTAMEEIPVNLAVDPRHRATVMWAALKDR
- a CDS encoding LamG domain-containing protein, coding for MARNARWLLAGAVGVAMSYGVSAYAAADPSLIMLLSFEGSGEKAVDSSGKGNDAMLKGKAVRGAGKYGQGIDLVANAHLEVAHNASLNLQSMTLMTWCKIAADTGDHQSAIEKGPSWQAGEYNLLPDYGNKVMLQIFGLPENCDDEGEAGGVLDGTWHHIAASFDGKVIKIYVDGKVVGQRDCVGTLGTNTGPLFIGARGGTVRWTVGSYDEMAMYNRALTDAEVAKAMTGITTAVEPRDRATLMWGTIKSDVLR